One Cryptococcus tetragattii IND107 chromosome 10, whole genome shotgun sequence DNA segment encodes these proteins:
- a CDS encoding serine-tRNA ligase codes for MIDLIHLQADKGGNPDVVRESQKKRGASVELVDEVIAIFAEHKNANYEMENAKRELNLLQKEIGQIKKAKGDATELLAKKADMDKKIAEMTTRVADLIKKRDQKAGQIGNIVDPQNHVSLSEDDNPVLRLWHPEPNHKGNSQLLDESDKPEGIISHHEVLARLEAYDTERGVKVFGHRGFYLTNDGVDLNQALINYGLDFLRKKGFRKVQPPFMIKKEIMGATAQLEDFDEALYKVSGGAEDMYLIATSEQPISAYHMDENLDPKNLPLHYAGYSTCFRKEAGSHGRDTWGIFRVHQFEKVEQFIVCEPEASPAELDNMVANAREFYESLGIPYRLVNIVSGGLNNAAAIKYDLEAWFPYQGEYKELVSCSNCTDYQSRSLNVRLGFKEKDKKTGFVHMLNGTLCATERALCCLVENYQTPEGLRIPEVLQPYMQGRDFLPYTAELPKTSTSKGPSTKGKK; via the exons ATGATCGATCTCATCCATC TCCAAGCCGACAAGGGCGGTAACCCTGACGTCGTTCGAGAGTCTCAGAAGAAGCGAGGCGCCAGCGTCgagcttgttgatgaggttATCGCAATTTTTGCCGAGCATAAGAATG CCAATTATGAAATGGAAAATGCGAAGCGAGAactcaacctcctccaaaAAGAAATTGGTCAAAtaaaaaaggcaaagggtGATGCTACCGAGTTGCTTGCCAAGAAAGCAGACATGGACAAGAAGATCGCGGAGATGACCACTCGAGTTGCTGATCTtatcaagaagagagatcAAAAGGCTGGACAGATTGGAAACATCGTGGACCCTCAGAACCACGTTTCTTTGAGCGAG GACGACAACCCTGTTCTTCGTTTATGGCACCCTGAGCCTAACCACAAGGGCAACTCTCAACTTCTCGACGAGTCTGACAAACCCGAGGGTATCATTTCCCACCACGAAGTCCTCGCTCGCCTTGAGGCCTACGACACTGAGCGCGGTGTCAAGGTTTTCGGTCACCGTGGTTTCTATCTCACCAATGACGGTGTCGATCTCAATCAGGCTTTGATCAACTATGGTCTCGATTTCctaaggaagaagggattcAGAAAGGTTCAGCCCCCGTTCAtgatcaagaaggagattatgGGTGCGACTGCTCAGCTTGAAGACTTTGATGAGGCTCTTTACAAGGTTTCTGGGGGTGCTGAAGACATGTACTTGATTGCTACTAGTGAGCAACCTATCTCTGCCTATCATATGGACGAAAATCTCGATCCCAAGAACTTGCCCCTGCA CTACGCCGGTTACTCTACATGTTTCCGAAAGGAGGCCGGTTCTCACGGTAGGGACACTTGGGGTATCTTCCGAGTCCACCAATTCGAGAAGGTTGAGCAGTTTATCGTTTGTGAGCCCGAGGCTTCACCAGCCGAGCTTGACAACATGGTCGCCAACGCCCGTGAATTCTACGAGTCCCTTGGCATCCCTTACCGTTTGGTCAACATTGTCTCTGGTGGTCTCAACAATGCTGCCGCTATCAAATATGACTTGGAGGCTTGGTTCCCTTACCAGGGAGAGTACAAGGAGTTGGTTTCTTGCTCTAACTGTACCGACTACC AGTCAAGATCTTTGAACGTCCGACTGGGcttcaaggaaaaggacaagaagaccGGTTTTGTGCACATGCTTAACGGTACACTTTGTGCCACTGAGCGGGCCCTTTGTTGTCTTGTTGAGAATTACCAAACTCCCGAG GGTCTCCGTATACCCGAGGTTCTCCAGCCTTACATGCAGGGCCGGGACTTCTTGCCCTATACCGCTGAGTTGCCCAAAACTTCTACCAGCAAGGGTCCCAGCACCAAGGGTAAGAAGTAA
- a CDS encoding serine/threonine-protein phosphatase 6 catalytic subunit — translation MMPVPVSSDPDHWIQHIRQCKHLPERQMKLLCNRVRDLLLEESNVRLVQSPVTVCGDIHGQFWDVLEIFRQGGEVPKTSYIFMGDFVDRGYYSLETLSLLLAYKARYPDKITLLRGNHESRQITQVYGFYDECMQKYGNPSVWKACCNVFDHLNLAAIIDSSILCVHGGLSPDIRTLDQIRTISRAQEVPHEGAFCDLMWSDPDEVETWSISPRGAGWLFGGKVTSEFNYINGLSLIARAHQLVQEGYKHMFDESLVTVWSAPNYCYRCGNAASIMQVDEDGRTSFKVYDAAVENSTDQKNPAMRRVGAPSYFV, via the exons ATGATGCCCGTGCCAGTCTCTTCAGATCCAGATCACTGGATACAGCAT ATCCGCCAGTGCAAGCACCTCCCAGAACGCCAAATGAAACTTCTCTGTAACCGGGTCCGCGATCTTTTATTAGAAGAGTCCAACGTCCGCCTTGTCCAATCTCCCGTGACCGTCTGCGGTGATATCCACGGCCAGTTCTGGGATGTCCTCGAGATTTTTAGGCAGGGGGGTGAAGTCCCTAAAACTAGCTATATTTTCATG GGAGATTTTGTCGATAGAGGCTATTATAGCTTGGAAACATTATCTCTTCTGCTGGCTTACAAGGCAAGATACCCAGATAAGATTACGCTTTTGAGAGGAAACCACGAAAGTAGACAAATTACCCAGGTCTACGGCTTCTACG ACGAATGTATGCAAAAGTACGGCAATCCTTCGGTATGGAAAGCTTGTTGTAATGTGTTTGATCACCTCAACCTTGCCGCT ATCATCGACTCCTCAATCCTCTGCGTTCACGGCGGCCTCTCTCCAGATATCCGTACTTTGGATCAAATTCGTACAATTTCCCGTGCCCAAGAAGTTCCGCACGAAGGTGCATTCTGTGACCTTATGTGGTCTGACCCTGATGAGGTGGAGACTTGGTCAATAAGTCCTAGGGGTGCAGGATGGTTGTTTGGGGGAAAAGTGACTTCAGAG TTCAACTACATCAACGGTCTGTCCTTAATCGCCCGAGCACatcagcttgttcaagaagGTTACAAACACATGTTCGACGAATCTCTCGTCACGGTATGGTCAGCTCCCAACTACTGCTACAGATGCGGCAATGCGGCGAGCATCATGCAAGTAGACGAAGACGGGAGGACGAGTTTCAAAGTGTATGACGCGGCAGTTGAAAATTCAACGGATCAAAAGAACCCTGCTATGAGAAGAGTG GGGGCACCATCATATTTCGTTTGA